One Mycteria americana isolate JAX WOST 10 ecotype Jacksonville Zoo and Gardens chromosome 21, USCA_MyAme_1.0, whole genome shotgun sequence genomic region harbors:
- the PTAFR gene encoding platelet-activating factor receptor, which produces MSGKGKGGVEGSADSPMSCYIDSEFRYNLFTVFYSIIFILGFVANCYVLWIFSRIYPTKKLNEIKIFMVNLTVADLLFLVTMPMWIVYYHHHGDWIMPSFLCNVAGCLFFVNTYSSVAFLMVITYNRYQAVTNPIKAAQFTAQRRGIYLSAAIWIIIVGSSLYYLFDNNTNQEETNSKNFTRCFEHYDSSSSVSAVLAIHVIICILFYIIFLFILGWNIIIIRTLFSKSVQPRKSAHVKQRALWMVCTVLAVFIISFVPHHIVHLPWTLTVLQMWQKENCQLRQQLNDAHQVTLCLLSTNCVLDPIIYCFLTKKFQKHLSENLKSMKGSRKCSRQTTDTVIEGTIHQEDAIRI; this is translated from the coding sequence ATGTCTGGAAAGGGTAAAGGCGGTGTTGAAGGTAGTGCTGATTCACCCATGTCATGCTACATAGACTCTGAGTTTCGCTACAATCTCTTCACTGTTTTCTACAGCATCATTTTCATTCTGGGCTTTGTTGCCAACTGCTATGTGCTCTGGATTTTCAGCCGTATTTACCCCACCAAGAAACTCAATGAAATCAAGATATTCATGGTGAACCTGACAGTAGCTGACCTGCTCTTCTTGGTTACGATGCCAATGTGGATTGTTTACTATCACCACCATGGAGACTGGATCATGCCTTCGTTCCTCTGTAATGTAGCTGGCTGTTTATTTTTCGTTAACACCTACTCTTCTGTTGCCTTTCTGATGGTCATCACATACAACCGTTACCAAGCCGTGACTAATCCCATTAAAGCTGCTCAGTTTACTGCCCAGAGAAGGGGTATCTACTTATCAGCAGCTATCTGGATCATAATAGTGGGCAGCTCTTTGTATTACCTTTTTGACAATAATACTAATCAGGAGGAGACCAATTCGAAGAATTTCACACGGTGCTTTGAACACTATGACTCTTCTAGCAGTGTTTCAGCTGTTCTCGCCATCCATGTCATCATCTGCATCCTCTTctatataattttcctttttatactAGGCTGGAACATCATCATTATCAGGACCCTGTTCTCCAAATCAGTGCAGCCACGGAAGAGTGCTCATGTCAAGCAAAGGGCGCTCTGGATGGTTTGCACGGTGCTGGCTGTGTTCATCATAAGCTTTGTACCTCATCACATAGTGCACCTGCCCTGGACCCTGACTGTTCTGCAGATGTGGCAGAAGGAAAACTGTCAGTTGCGCCAACAACTCAATGATGCTCACCAGGTGACTTTGTGCCTCTTGAGTACAAACTGTGTGTTGGACCCAATCATCTACTGCTTCCTCACCAAGAAGTTCCAGAAGCATCTTTCAGAAAACCTGAAAAGCATGAAAGGGAGTCGCAAGTGTTCCAGGCAAACCACGGACACAGTGATTGAGGGCACCATTCATCAAGAGGATGCCATCAGGATCTAG